The following are encoded together in the bacterium genome:
- the opgC gene encoding OpgC domain-containing protein produces MPTPTATRFRDQRLDVWRGLCLVDVVLVHLAFAGIGFPEPLDSAVKHWFRFAAGGFVFLAGMTVATVFAPQVRRSPADRRRAYQRLWRRAALLAALEIGAALAYRLIDPLRYYPTSPAPFSLDDVVALVLWQRPGVTGGILLLYALILGAMPAVFEVWRRFGNLPIALASAGLYVAAVATDGAHWPRGEFPVIWWQPIFFAGFLSADVYASMRARPRLALAWAMGGTAAFMVAFLGYNGPSLGITIVAERLPLDFAKNPLRPGALLWYLAITQVVLAWTQVAWQRLDGGRVAGVLALLGRHSLLVYTAHVFTEVPVLEVAWVWWPSAAVRTALAGLDLVALVALCVLVESRVALPSLVAWSRELPWARLARVGATAAAGAAIVSTIWLHDPNTSGLQLTDLDPAAAPELRDEPAVSVEPGDAVSEEPSEVLSMNLEDAVG; encoded by the coding sequence GTGCCCACCCCCACCGCAACCCGCTTCCGCGATCAACGCCTCGACGTCTGGCGCGGTCTCTGTCTCGTCGACGTCGTGCTCGTCCACCTGGCGTTCGCGGGCATCGGCTTCCCCGAGCCGCTCGACAGCGCGGTGAAGCACTGGTTCCGCTTCGCGGCGGGCGGCTTCGTCTTCCTCGCGGGGATGACGGTCGCCACCGTCTTCGCGCCGCAGGTGCGGCGCTCGCCCGCCGATCGCCGGCGTGCCTACCAGCGACTCTGGCGCCGCGCAGCACTGCTGGCGGCGCTCGAGATCGGCGCCGCCCTCGCCTACCGGCTCATCGACCCGCTGCGCTACTATCCGACCTCGCCCGCACCCTTCTCGCTCGACGACGTCGTGGCCCTGGTGCTGTGGCAGCGGCCGGGCGTGACCGGCGGCATCCTCCTCCTCTACGCGCTCATCCTCGGCGCCATGCCCGCCGTGTTCGAGGTCTGGCGGCGCTTCGGCAACCTGCCGATCGCGCTCGCGAGCGCCGGACTCTACGTCGCCGCGGTGGCCACCGACGGCGCGCACTGGCCGCGCGGCGAGTTCCCGGTGATCTGGTGGCAGCCGATCTTCTTCGCCGGCTTCCTCTCGGCCGACGTCTACGCGAGCATGCGCGCGCGGCCGCGCCTGGCGCTCGCCTGGGCGATGGGCGGCACCGCGGCGTTCATGGTGGCGTTCCTCGGCTACAACGGCCCGAGCCTCGGGATCACCATCGTCGCCGAGCGGCTGCCGCTCGACTTCGCGAAGAACCCGCTGCGCCCCGGGGCTCTACTCTGGTACCTCGCCATCACCCAGGTGGTGCTCGCCTGGACGCAGGTCGCCTGGCAGCGTCTCGACGGCGGCCGGGTGGCAGGGGTCCTCGCGCTCCTCGGACGACACAGCCTGCTCGTCTACACCGCGCACGTGTTCACCGAGGTGCCGGTGCTCGAGGTCGCCTGGGTCTGGTGGCCGTCGGCGGCGGTGCGCACCGCCCTGGCCGGCCTCGACCTCGTGGCGCTCGTCGCACTCTGCGTCCTGGTCGAAAGCCGCGTCGCCCTGCCGTCCCTGGTCGCATGGTCACGCGAGCTGCCGTGGGCCCGCCTGGCTCGCGTGGGCGCGACGGCAGCCGCCGGCGCCGCGATCGTCTCGACGATCTGGCTGCACGACCCGAACACCTCGGGCCTCCAGCTCACCGACCTCGACCCTGCGGCGGCGCCCGAGCTGCGCGACGAGCCCGCCGTCTCCGTGGAGCCGGGCGACGCCGTCTCCGAGGAGCCGAGCGAGGTCCTGTCCATGAATCTCGAGGACGCCGTCGGATAG
- a CDS encoding iron-containing redox enzyme family protein produces MATATLPTPREFLDECIEFKRTQPAPGRLFMALLQGTLTRPQLVAWAKDMYHFVQPGIPALTAWLAHAPTTVERDSARLIARNLAGELGFLQEADHRDLYVKFLGGLGVGEDEARAHLPLPTTIGAACALGAFCRSSFEEGLGSFGLGLELQVPGRPNGAAMIARGLGRYDIPEDALEFYRIHVEAEEEHGANAEAALAPFVQSANQQALIRHAFRWTATALSGMQRGFDAYLDA; encoded by the coding sequence ATGGCGACGGCGACGCTTCCCACCCCGCGCGAGTTCCTCGACGAGTGCATCGAGTTCAAACGCACGCAGCCCGCGCCGGGACGGCTTTTCATGGCCCTGCTGCAGGGCACGCTGACGCGCCCGCAGCTCGTCGCTTGGGCGAAGGACATGTACCACTTCGTCCAGCCGGGCATCCCGGCGCTCACCGCGTGGCTGGCGCACGCGCCGACGACGGTCGAGCGCGACAGCGCCCGTCTCATCGCCCGCAATCTCGCCGGCGAGCTCGGCTTCCTCCAGGAGGCCGACCACCGTGACCTCTACGTGAAGTTCCTCGGCGGGCTCGGCGTCGGCGAGGACGAGGCACGCGCGCACCTGCCGCTGCCGACCACCATCGGTGCCGCCTGCGCGCTCGGAGCCTTCTGCCGCTCGTCGTTCGAGGAGGGACTCGGCAGCTTCGGGCTGGGGCTCGAGCTCCAGGTGCCCGGGCGACCGAACGGCGCGGCGATGATCGCGCGCGGCCTCGGCCGCTACGACATCCCGGAGGACGCCCTCGAGTTCTATCGCATCCACGTCGAGGCCGAGGAGGAGCACGGCGCCAACGCCGAAGCCGCGCTGGCGCCGTTCGTGCAATCCGCCAATCAGCAGGCGCTCATCCGTCATGCGTTCCGCTGGACGGCCACCGCGCTCTCCGGCATGCAGCGCGGTTTCGACGCCTATCTCGACGCTTGA
- a CDS encoding thrombospondin type 3 repeat-containing protein, with the protein MRHARCSPPAPMKQRVLASAVTLALAGLASAVHAAPDDTTLYLRRGATSSILQLLPTAPTRSNAYEIATSVSDRNNLVLGPFLGLPAAGPLKVNVGQAQVTVFLGSGTQGISGCADVTVTLLRKTASGERVVLGSGALTNASLPPKNSSPSPRLEIPIAIQGTPASRTLAVGDQLGFEVTVLNRCGGAKQVSLRYDATSHPSRIVFLDNCPSVANPDQTDSDDDGAGDACDNCPGVANGGQHDGDGDGVGDACDNCTSAPNPDQADSDHDGLGDACDFCPADPGEGADPSGCPCSRLDCNDGNACTTDACIPAIGCTYTDAISIDGVLCKLDALRATVVGAPAVDLSLRLKKRRSPLMKALKKCDKFAALTRNELRRGGRKLPKRIGQLQAALQRFILEVDRAHQRSEVSSGFRMTLLAASGEVVVASRQIR; encoded by the coding sequence ATGCGGCATGCCCGTTGCTCTCCTCCGGCCCCGATGAAGCAGCGCGTCCTCGCCTCCGCCGTGACGCTGGCCCTCGCCGGGCTCGCATCCGCCGTCCACGCCGCGCCCGACGACACCACGCTGTACCTGCGGCGTGGGGCGACGTCCTCGATCCTCCAGCTGCTGCCGACCGCGCCCACGCGGTCGAACGCGTACGAGATCGCGACCTCGGTGTCGGACCGCAACAACCTCGTGCTCGGGCCGTTCCTCGGTCTCCCCGCGGCCGGTCCGCTCAAGGTGAACGTCGGGCAGGCGCAGGTGACCGTCTTCCTCGGCAGCGGGACGCAGGGCATCTCCGGCTGCGCGGACGTGACCGTGACCCTGCTGCGCAAGACGGCCAGCGGGGAGCGTGTCGTGCTGGGCTCGGGCGCGCTGACCAACGCCTCGCTGCCGCCGAAGAACAGCAGCCCGTCGCCGCGTCTGGAGATTCCGATCGCGATCCAGGGAACGCCGGCAAGCCGCACGCTGGCCGTGGGCGACCAGCTCGGGTTCGAGGTGACGGTCCTGAACCGCTGCGGCGGCGCCAAGCAGGTCTCGCTGCGCTACGACGCCACGAGCCATCCGAGCCGGATCGTGTTCCTCGACAACTGTCCGAGCGTCGCCAACCCGGATCAGACCGACAGCGACGACGACGGCGCGGGCGACGCCTGCGACAATTGCCCCGGCGTCGCCAACGGCGGCCAGCACGACGGCGACGGCGACGGCGTCGGCGACGCCTGCGACAACTGCACCTCGGCGCCGAATCCGGACCAGGCGGACAGCGATCACGACGGGCTCGGCGACGCCTGCGACTTCTGCCCCGCCGACCCCGGCGAGGGCGCGGACCCGAGCGGCTGCCCCTGCTCGCGGCTCGACTGCAACGACGGCAACGCCTGCACGACCGACGCCTGCATCCCCGCGATCGGCTGCACCTACACCGACGCGATCTCGATCGACGGCGTCCTGTGCAAGCTCGACGCGCTACGGGCGACGGTCGTCGGTGCGCCGGCGGTCGACCTGTCGCTGCGCCTGAAGAAGCGCCGCTCGCCGCTCATGAAGGCGCTCAAGAAGTGCGACAAGTTCGCGGCGCTCACGCGCAACGAGCTGCGCCGCGGAGGCCGGAAGCTCCCGAAGCGCATCGGGCAGCTCCAGGCCGCGCTCCAGCGCTTCATCCTCGAGGTCGACCGCGCCCACCAGCGCAGCGAGGTCTCGTCGGGATTCCGCATGACGCTGCTCGCCGCCAGCGGCGAGGTCGTCGTCGCCTCGCGCCAGATCCGCTAG
- a CDS encoding isocitrate/isopropylmalate dehydrogenase family protein — MAKHTVVLIAGDGIGPEVTKATRRVLDAAGFDAGWIEVPAGATAVEQGHADVLPDETLTAIRTHKVALKGPVTTPVGKGFRSVNVQLRQKLDLYAAVRPVRNLPGVASRYDGVDLVIVRENTEGLYSGIENEVIPGVVTSLKVASEKGCTRIARFAFRYATRRHRAKITVFHKANIMKLTDGLFLNCARTIYEEEYPNIAYEETIIDAGCMKLVQDPTRFDVLLMENLYGDLVSDLCAGLVGGLGVVPGANIGEDAAVFEAVHGSAPDIAGQDVANPLACLMSGVMMLNHLHEEAIAERIKSAYNAVLEDGRVRTRDLGGSATCTAFTDAVIAKL, encoded by the coding sequence ATGGCGAAGCATACGGTGGTGCTGATCGCGGGTGACGGGATCGGTCCGGAGGTCACGAAGGCCACGCGGCGCGTCCTCGACGCGGCCGGGTTCGACGCCGGCTGGATCGAGGTCCCGGCCGGCGCCACGGCCGTCGAGCAGGGACACGCCGACGTCCTGCCGGACGAGACGCTCACGGCGATCCGCACCCACAAGGTGGCGCTGAAGGGGCCGGTGACCACGCCGGTGGGCAAGGGATTCCGCAGCGTCAACGTCCAGCTCCGCCAGAAGCTCGACCTGTATGCCGCCGTGCGCCCGGTCCGGAACCTGCCCGGCGTGGCGTCACGCTACGACGGCGTCGACCTCGTGATCGTGCGCGAGAACACCGAGGGCCTCTACAGCGGCATCGAGAACGAGGTGATCCCGGGGGTGGTCACGTCGCTCAAGGTCGCCAGCGAGAAGGGTTGCACGCGCATCGCGCGCTTCGCGTTCCGCTATGCCACCCGCCGCCACCGCGCGAAGATCACGGTGTTCCACAAGGCGAACATCATGAAGCTGACGGACGGCCTCTTCCTCAACTGCGCGCGCACGATCTACGAGGAGGAGTACCCGAACATCGCCTACGAGGAGACGATCATCGACGCCGGCTGCATGAAGCTCGTGCAGGATCCGACGCGCTTCGACGTCCTCCTCATGGAGAACCTCTACGGCGATCTCGTGAGCGACCTCTGCGCCGGTCTGGTCGGCGGTCTCGGCGTGGTGCCGGGCGCCAACATCGGCGAGGACGCGGCGGTCTTCGAGGCCGTGCACGGCTCGGCGCCCGACATCGCCGGGCAGGACGTCGCCAATCCGCTGGCCTGTCTCATGAGCGGCGTGATGATGCTGAACCACCTCCACGAGGAGGCCATCGCCGAGCGCATCAAGAGCGCCTACAATGCCGTGCTCGAGGACGGCCGTGTGCGCACGCGCGACCTCGGCGGCAGCGCGACGTGCACCGCCTTCACGGACGCCGTGATCGCCAAGCTCTGA
- the lysM gene encoding peptidoglycan-binding protein LysM encodes MGLIDFVMSAGEKLFGGEATAAAPPPDEAVLSKRATALEAHVRGLGLAADDLKIKVAGDTAVVKGRVASQEVREKIVLAIGNTAGIARVDDRLEVTAAAPEARYVTVQKGDTLSKISKTVYGDANRYQKIFEANRPMLKDPDKIYPGQVLRIPE; translated from the coding sequence ATGGGATTGATCGACTTCGTGATGAGCGCCGGCGAGAAGCTCTTCGGCGGCGAGGCGACGGCGGCGGCTCCGCCGCCCGACGAGGCCGTGCTCTCGAAGCGCGCCACCGCCCTCGAGGCGCACGTGCGCGGCCTCGGCCTCGCCGCGGACGACCTCAAGATCAAGGTCGCCGGCGACACCGCCGTGGTGAAGGGCCGGGTCGCCAGCCAGGAGGTACGCGAGAAGATCGTGCTCGCGATCGGCAACACGGCCGGCATCGCGCGCGTCGACGACCGGCTCGAGGTCACCGCCGCCGCGCCCGAAGCCCGCTACGTCACCGTGCAGAAGGGCGACACGCTCTCGAAGATCTCGAAGACCGTCTACGGCGACGCCAACCGCTACCAGAAGATCTTCGAGGCGAACCGCCCGATGCTGAAGGACCCGGACAAGATCTATCCGGGTCAGGTGCTGCGCATCCCGGAGTGA
- a CDS encoding PrsW family intramembrane metalloprotease: MPPRPPHIALRLLVAALAAGAALGAASTPGLVLAAASGPALAWTLVVLLAAGRRRPPWDVVAATLLGGAVLAASLAAGANEVALARGALGAGRVPILVGPLVEETAKGLVLALVVALRREAFDGPRAGLVWGALVGLGFTWHENLQYLALAALQGGWPGLEQGIAVRGLVGGPVHAVFAAATGVGLGWALAAPAGSVARIAVGAVGIAAAVGQHVAWNAVGSVLVMQALCGPGFPALGCARPPRRWPPPAVLLVTLAFTAPGAGLAWLASRRGPRDS, encoded by the coding sequence ATGCCCCCTCGCCCCCCGCACATCGCTCTCCGGCTCCTCGTCGCCGCGCTGGCGGCGGGCGCGGCGCTCGGCGCGGCGTCGACCCCCGGCCTCGTCCTGGCGGCGGCGAGTGGGCCGGCGCTGGCGTGGACGCTCGTCGTACTGCTCGCGGCGGGGCGGCGGCGCCCCCCATGGGACGTCGTCGCCGCGACGCTTCTCGGCGGCGCCGTGCTGGCCGCGTCGCTGGCCGCGGGCGCGAACGAGGTCGCGCTCGCCCGGGGGGCGCTCGGCGCGGGACGCGTGCCGATCCTCGTCGGGCCGCTCGTCGAGGAGACCGCGAAGGGGCTCGTCCTCGCGCTCGTCGTCGCGCTGCGCCGCGAGGCGTTCGATGGGCCGCGCGCCGGCCTCGTCTGGGGCGCGCTCGTCGGCCTCGGATTCACCTGGCACGAGAACCTCCAGTACCTCGCACTGGCGGCGCTCCAGGGCGGATGGCCGGGCCTGGAGCAGGGCATCGCCGTGCGCGGCCTCGTCGGCGGGCCGGTGCATGCGGTGTTCGCGGCCGCGACCGGGGTCGGGCTCGGCTGGGCGCTCGCGGCGCCGGCGGGTTCCGTCGCGCGGATCGCGGTTGGGGCCGTCGGGATCGCCGCCGCGGTCGGGCAGCACGTCGCCTGGAACGCCGTCGGCTCGGTCCTCGTCATGCAGGCGCTCTGCGGCCCGGGGTTTCCGGCCCTCGGCTGCGCGCGGCCGCCGCGCCGATGGCCGCCCCCCGCGGTCTTGCTCGTGACGCTCGCATTCACGGCGCCGGGTGCAGGGCTCGCGTGGCTGGCGTCACGACGCGGGCCGCGCGATTCGTGA
- a CDS encoding zinc-dependent peptidase, with translation MFGLRRRRRARLRATPVPDAWREIIARNVAIHRRLSAEDQRELLGHVQVFLAEKRFEGCGGLELSDEIRVTIAAQACVLLLHRETDYYPECSSILVYPHAYVAPVLELGPDGIVHEGASARLGESWVRGVVVLSWDDVLAGAADVHDGHNVVLHEFAHQLDQEDGAGDGAPPLPRRSMYVAWARVLSAEYDALRADAAAGRVSVLDHYGATNPAEFFAVASECFFEKSRQLRAKHPELYEELRVFYAQDPAAFAGAD, from the coding sequence ATGTTCGGCTTGCGGCGCCGGCGTCGCGCGCGGCTGCGGGCGACCCCGGTGCCCGACGCGTGGCGCGAGATCATCGCGCGTAACGTCGCCATCCATCGGCGGCTGTCGGCGGAGGATCAGCGCGAGCTGCTGGGGCACGTGCAGGTATTCCTGGCCGAGAAGCGGTTCGAGGGCTGCGGCGGGCTCGAGCTGAGCGACGAGATCCGGGTCACCATCGCCGCGCAGGCGTGCGTTCTGCTCCTGCACCGGGAGACCGACTACTATCCCGAGTGCTCCAGCATCCTCGTCTATCCCCACGCGTACGTCGCGCCCGTACTGGAGCTGGGGCCCGACGGCATCGTGCACGAGGGAGCCAGTGCCCGGCTGGGCGAATCCTGGGTGCGCGGCGTCGTCGTGCTGTCGTGGGACGACGTTCTCGCCGGCGCCGCCGACGTGCACGACGGCCACAACGTCGTGCTGCACGAGTTCGCGCACCAGCTCGACCAGGAGGACGGCGCCGGTGACGGCGCACCGCCGCTGCCGCGCCGGAGCATGTACGTCGCCTGGGCGCGCGTCCTCTCGGCCGAGTACGACGCCCTGCGCGCCGACGCGGCCGCCGGGCGCGTGTCGGTCCTCGACCACTACGGGGCGACGAATCCCGCCGAGTTCTTCGCGGTGGCGTCGGAATGCTTCTTCGAGAAGTCGCGCCAGCTGCGGGCCAAGCATCCCGAGCTGTACGAAGAGCTGCGCGTGTTCTACGCCCAGGACCCGGCGGCGTTCGCCGGCGCGGATTGA
- a CDS encoding HDOD domain-containing protein: protein MTSAEPQYAAELLRETMAALGRGDARAAVDGVVSALGVLADGDAAGLGLRVGGCHVLASTWGACPLPCGLRASDLLTRLEGLAGTSCTWPVSTASGPVGWLWVGRRRGRRFSLREVELVHTLADLTALRFGRARGPAPDAGATRPVPAIRLAAPADAPSPVPAASPGAEPGRLVVPTFPPALARIVAATDDERGDLAALADAVTLDPLLPPHLLRAANAPALGRRRAVGSITEALGLLGMRGVRNLAVGQFARTLFARWEPVDQMLWEQALGTAAGTQMVLERAGHGGGEDGYLCGLLHNMATVALQSAEPERYRRVVGRVVAGTTDWDDAERAIFGQPALARLPELLDEWGLPAGIAQVLCACAQGRAHGPLGAALAWARWSGLRASGEWQRLLGGDPEPVWLSEAVARATPPGSAETLVALEAQIAERCRALRRLMD from the coding sequence ATGACCTCCGCAGAGCCCCAGTACGCCGCCGAGCTGCTTCGCGAGACGATGGCCGCCCTCGGTCGCGGCGACGCCCGCGCCGCCGTCGACGGCGTGGTCTCGGCGCTTGGGGTGCTGGCCGACGGCGATGCCGCCGGCCTCGGCCTCCGGGTCGGCGGGTGCCACGTCCTGGCGAGCACCTGGGGAGCCTGTCCGCTGCCGTGCGGGCTGCGCGCAAGCGATCTGCTCACCCGACTGGAAGGCCTCGCCGGCACGTCGTGCACCTGGCCGGTCTCGACGGCCAGCGGGCCGGTGGGCTGGCTGTGGGTCGGCCGCCGCCGCGGGCGGCGTTTCAGCCTGCGTGAAGTGGAGCTGGTCCACACGCTGGCCGACCTTACGGCGCTGCGCTTCGGGCGCGCTCGCGGGCCGGCCCCGGACGCCGGCGCGACGCGCCCGGTGCCCGCGATCCGTTTGGCGGCGCCCGCCGACGCGCCGTCCCCCGTGCCCGCCGCGTCGCCGGGCGCGGAGCCCGGTCGTCTCGTCGTCCCCACGTTTCCGCCCGCGCTCGCGCGCATCGTGGCCGCCACCGACGACGAGCGGGGAGACCTCGCGGCGCTCGCGGACGCCGTCACGCTCGATCCGCTCCTACCTCCCCACCTCCTGCGCGCGGCCAACGCGCCGGCGCTGGGACGGCGGCGGGCCGTCGGCTCGATCACCGAAGCGCTGGGCCTGCTCGGCATGCGCGGCGTGCGCAATCTCGCCGTCGGGCAGTTCGCCCGGACGCTGTTCGCTCGCTGGGAGCCGGTGGATCAGATGCTCTGGGAGCAGGCGCTCGGCACCGCCGCGGGGACGCAGATGGTGCTCGAGCGGGCCGGCCACGGCGGCGGCGAGGACGGCTATCTCTGCGGCCTCCTGCACAACATGGCGACGGTCGCGCTCCAGAGCGCGGAGCCCGAGCGCTATCGCCGGGTCGTGGGCCGGGTCGTCGCCGGCACGACGGATTGGGACGACGCGGAGCGCGCCATCTTCGGACAGCCCGCGCTCGCCCGCCTGCCCGAGCTCCTCGACGAGTGGGGCCTGCCCGCCGGTATCGCGCAGGTCCTCTGCGCCTGCGCGCAGGGCCGGGCGCACGGTCCGCTCGGCGCCGCGCTCGCCTGGGCGCGATGGAGCGGCCTGCGCGCGAGCGGCGAGTGGCAACGTCTGCTCGGCGGCGATCCCGAGCCGGTCTGGCTGAGCGAGGCGGTCGCGCGTGCGACGCCGCCGGGGAGCGCCGAGACGCTCGTCGCGCTCGAGGCGCAGATCGCCGAACGCTGCCGCGCGCTGCGTCGCCTGATGGACTGA